A DNA window from Pseudomonas sp. B21-056 contains the following coding sequences:
- the madM gene encoding malonate transporter subunit MadM has protein sequence MWDLIEKGLEHNGLITAFAFVGVIMWVSVVLSKRLTFGRIHGSAIAIVIGLVLAWVGGTMTGGQKGLADLSLFSGIGLMGGAMLRDFAIVATAFEVQATEAKKAGMIGVIALLLGTILPFIVGASVAWMFGYRDAVSMTTIGAGAVTYIVGPVTGAAIGATSDVMALSIATGLIKAIIVMVCTPVAARWMGLDNPRSAMVFGGLAGTVSGVTAGLAATDRRLVPYGALTATFHTGLGCLLGPSLLYFIVRGIVG, from the coding sequence ATGTGGGATCTCATCGAGAAGGGCCTGGAACATAACGGCTTGATCACCGCGTTCGCATTCGTGGGCGTGATCATGTGGGTATCGGTGGTGCTGTCCAAGCGCCTGACGTTTGGACGCATCCATGGCTCGGCGATCGCGATCGTCATCGGCCTGGTGCTGGCCTGGGTGGGCGGCACCATGACCGGTGGACAGAAAGGCCTGGCGGACCTGTCGCTGTTTTCCGGCATCGGCCTGATGGGTGGCGCGATGCTGCGGGACTTCGCCATCGTCGCCACGGCGTTCGAGGTGCAGGCCACCGAGGCGAAGAAGGCCGGGATGATCGGCGTCATTGCGTTGTTGCTGGGCACGATCTTGCCATTCATTGTCGGCGCGAGCGTGGCCTGGATGTTCGGTTATCGCGATGCGGTGAGCATGACCACCATCGGCGCTGGCGCCGTGACCTATATCGTCGGGCCGGTGACCGGTGCGGCGATTGGCGCCACGTCCGATGTCATGGCATTGTCGATTGCCACCGGGTTGATCAAGGCGATCATCGTGATGGTCTGCACGCCCGTGGCGGCGCGCTGGATGGGCCTGGATAACCCACGCTCGGCCATGGTGTTCGGCGGGCTCGCCGGAACAGTGAGTGGCGTGACAGCAGGCCTGGCCGCGACGGATCGGCGACTGGTGCCCTATGGTGCGTTGACGGCGACCTTCCATACCGGACTGGGCTGTTTGCTTGGGCCGTCGTTGCTGTACTTCATTGTTCGCGGGATTGTCGGCTGA
- the madL gene encoding malonate transporter subunit MadL, whose product MIIYGVALLAICTLTGVILGDMLGVLLGVKSNVGGVGIAMILLICARLWMQKRGGMTKDCEMGVAFWGAMYIPVVVAMAAQQNVVTALHGGPVAVLGAIGSVLLCGVTIALISRTHKGEPLPDEPAEVTPLGTPVGGR is encoded by the coding sequence ATGATTATTTACGGTGTGGCGCTGTTGGCGATCTGTACGCTGACAGGGGTGATCCTGGGCGACATGCTCGGTGTGTTGCTGGGAGTGAAATCCAACGTCGGCGGGGTCGGCATTGCGATGATCCTGCTGATCTGCGCGCGCTTGTGGATGCAAAAGCGCGGCGGCATGACCAAGGATTGCGAGATGGGCGTGGCCTTCTGGGGCGCCATGTACATTCCAGTGGTGGTGGCGATGGCTGCGCAACAGAACGTCGTCACGGCCTTGCATGGCGGTCCGGTGGCGGTATTGGGCGCGATTGGCTCGGTGCTGCTCTGCGGCGTGACCATTGCCCTGATCAGCCGGACCCACAAAGGCGAACCCTTGCCTGACGAGCCGGCCGAAGTGACGCCGCTCGGCACCCCAGTGGGAGGCCGCTGA